The following proteins are co-located in the Polymorphospora rubra genome:
- the ilvD gene encoding dihydroxy-acid dehydratase has product MPDLRSKTSTHGRTMAGARALWRATGMTDDDFGKPIVAIANSFTQFVPGHVHLKDLGGLVADAVAEAGGVGREFNTIAVDDGIAMGHGGMLYSLPSRELIADAVEYMVNAHCADALVCISNCDKITPGMLLAALRLNIPTVFVSGGPMEAGKTVAIEGIVHEKIDLIDAMIASSNDAVTTEQLDSIERSACPTCGSCSGMFTANSMNCLTEAIGLALPGNGSTLATHAARKDLFVRAGGLIVEIARQWYEHDDASVLPRALANRSAFENAVALDVAMGGSTNTVLHLLAAAREAELDFGVADIDAISRRVPCLAKVAPNSPKYHMEDVHRAGGIPAILGELDRAGLLHRDVRAVHSPDLDSWLADWDVRGGKAVPEAVELFHAAPGGVRTTEPFSTTNRWNRLDTDAATGCIRDRAHAYTADGGLAILHGNLAPDGCVVKTAGVDEELWRFSGPARVFESQDDAVSGILAKEVQPGDVVVIRYEGPRGGPGMQEMLYPTSFLKGRGLGKACALITDGRFSGGTSGLSIGHVSPEAAGGGLIALVEDGDEIVIDIPERSLRLNVPDEVLEARRIAQEKRDRPYTPVDRQRPVSAALRAYASMATSASDGAYRRVPE; this is encoded by the coding sequence ATGCCTGACCTGCGGTCCAAGACCTCCACCCACGGGCGGACGATGGCCGGAGCCCGTGCCCTGTGGCGTGCCACCGGCATGACGGACGACGACTTCGGCAAGCCCATCGTCGCCATCGCCAACAGCTTCACCCAGTTCGTACCCGGGCACGTACACCTCAAGGACCTCGGCGGTCTGGTGGCCGACGCGGTGGCCGAGGCCGGTGGCGTCGGGCGCGAGTTCAACACGATCGCCGTCGACGACGGTATCGCGATGGGCCACGGCGGGATGCTCTACTCGCTGCCGAGCCGCGAACTGATCGCCGACGCCGTCGAATACATGGTCAACGCGCACTGCGCCGACGCCCTGGTCTGCATCTCCAACTGCGACAAGATCACGCCGGGGATGCTGCTCGCCGCACTGCGGCTCAACATCCCCACGGTCTTCGTCTCCGGCGGCCCGATGGAGGCCGGAAAGACCGTGGCGATCGAGGGCATCGTCCACGAGAAGATCGACCTCATCGACGCGATGATCGCCTCGTCCAACGACGCGGTGACCACCGAACAGCTCGACAGCATCGAGCGGTCCGCCTGCCCGACCTGCGGCTCCTGCTCGGGCATGTTCACCGCCAACTCGATGAACTGCCTCACCGAGGCCATCGGCCTGGCCCTGCCCGGCAACGGCTCGACCCTGGCCACCCACGCCGCCCGCAAGGACCTCTTCGTCCGGGCCGGCGGCCTGATCGTCGAGATCGCCCGGCAGTGGTACGAGCACGACGACGCCTCGGTGCTGCCCCGCGCGCTGGCCAACCGGTCGGCGTTCGAGAACGCGGTCGCGCTCGACGTGGCGATGGGCGGTTCGACCAACACGGTGCTGCACCTGCTGGCCGCGGCCCGCGAAGCCGAACTGGACTTCGGCGTCGCCGACATCGACGCGATCTCCCGCCGGGTGCCGTGCCTGGCCAAGGTCGCCCCGAACAGCCCGAAGTACCACATGGAGGACGTGCACCGGGCCGGCGGCATCCCGGCCATCCTCGGCGAACTCGACCGGGCCGGACTGCTGCACCGCGACGTACGCGCCGTGCACTCCCCCGACCTGGACAGCTGGCTCGCCGACTGGGACGTCCGCGGCGGTAAGGCGGTCCCGGAGGCGGTCGAACTGTTCCACGCGGCACCGGGCGGCGTACGCACCACCGAGCCGTTCTCGACCACGAACCGGTGGAACCGGCTGGACACCGACGCCGCGACCGGCTGCATCCGCGACCGCGCCCACGCCTACACCGCCGACGGCGGGCTGGCCATCCTGCACGGCAACCTCGCCCCGGACGGCTGCGTGGTCAAGACCGCCGGCGTCGACGAGGAGCTGTGGCGGTTCAGCGGGCCGGCCCGGGTCTTCGAGTCCCAGGACGACGCGGTCAGCGGCATCCTCGCCAAGGAGGTGCAGCCGGGCGACGTCGTGGTGATCCGCTACGAGGGGCCCCGGGGTGGGCCGGGCATGCAGGAGATGCTCTACCCGACCTCGTTCCTCAAGGGCCGCGGGCTGGGCAAGGCGTGCGCCCTGATCACCGACGGCCGGTTCTCCGGCGGCACCTCGGGACTGTCGATCGGCCACGTCTCGCCCGAGGCCGCCGGCGGCGGACTGATCGCGCTGGTCGAGGACGGCGACGAGATCGTCATCGACATCCCGGAGCGGTCGCTGCGGCTGAACGTGCCGGACGAGGTGCTCGAGGCGCGCCGGATCGCCCAGGAGAAGCGGGACCGGCCGTACACGCCGGTCGACCGGCAGCGTCCGGTCTCCGCCGCGCTGCGGGCGTACGCCTCGATGGCCACCTCGGCCAGCGACGGCGCCTACCGCCGGGTCCCCGAGTAG